GCTGGGAACCGAGTCGTTCAAAACGTCCTCTGCCTCTGCGATCGTCGCGCCGGACATGGACAACGCGGCGAGCCCGCCGATGCCCTTCATCACCCCACGTCGTGTAGCTGCTGTGTCGTTTGTTTCGTTCATTATCGATCGTGTGTTCTTCTCCAGTTCCGGTGATGGTAGCCCCATAGATAAGATTTTTGTTGATTATTCTAGTACGTTCGATCTGGTTCCGAGGTGAACCGATTTGAAGACGATAAAAGTCGTCTACGTAGTGCGTTTTCGCCAGAAAAAGTCGTCAGAATATAGAAGGAAATTATCACGAGCTACGACGTGCTAAACGTCCGAAACAAAAATATTCAGTCACATCAGATATGAGTATTTTAGTCAAATTTGTCTAATCATCACGCCATAAACTGTCCGGTATTACCGAACAGACTAAGCGGGAACGGAGCCTGACATTCTCCGTGACATCCCATCCCGTCGCAGCGGTCAAGCTCTCTCACGACGTCATCGAGCTACTCGTCGACCGAGGAAGGGCCGGGGTGACCGAGGTCGCCACGGCGCTCGACGTTCCCAAGAGTACGGCTCATGATCACCTCCGGACGCTAGAGCAAGTCGGAGACGTGGTCAACGAGGGTGGAACGTACCGACTGAGCATGCAGTTCCTCCACGTGGGTGAGATCGCCCGCAACCACCACGATCTGTTCGTTCAGGGCCGCGAGGAGACGCTCGGCCTGTTCGAGACCACTGACGAGCGACACCACGTCCAGCTGGTCACGGTAGAACACGGCCGCTGTGCGCTGTTGCTGGCGTCGCGCTGGCAGCGAGAGACCCTTTCCCAGCAGGCGACGACGTATCCGCGTCACGCCCACCTCCACACGAACGCACCGGGAAAAGCGATCTTCGCACATCTCGACGAGGAGAAAGTCGAACACGTCCTCGCCGAACACGGGCTTCCGCCGCGAACGCCCGCCACGATCACCGACGAGACCGACCTCGCCACCGAGCTGGCGCGGATCCGCGAGGACGGCTACGCCGTCGACGACGGGGAGCTGATCGCGGGCATGACGGGCATCGCCGCACCGATCGTCACCGACACCGAGGTCCACGGTTCCATCGCGGTCTACAGCACCACCGACCAGTTCGCGACCGATCCACGGGACTCCGCACTCGTCGATACGGTGCGAGAGTCTGCCGACGAGATACGGGCGAACCTCATCTTCGCCCAGAAGTGAGGGTCGGCTCGGAACGTTCTCGTGACTCGTCTGTCCGGTATTGCCGGACAAAAATCGACGATCGGTAGCACCGTTCTGTCTTGCTGACACAGGATATAGTTGTGGGTTGTGTTACGTATCAACGAATGCGCGAAAAACATTTGCCAACACGTACCAAACAGAAGGAACGTGAACTTCGCCAACTACGCCGACGCCGCGGCGCGGAACGCGCCGGAGGCGTTGGCGGTCGGCGACCGGACCCGATCGCTCACGTTTCGGGAGCTCTCCGAGCGATCGGATCGCGTCGCCGATGCGCTGGAGCGACGCGGCGTCGAAACCGACGACCGGGTGGCGGTCGATATGCCGAACGGCGTGGCGTTCGTCTGTGCCTATCTCGGCGCGATGAAATGCGGGACCGTCCCGGTACCGGTCAACACGCGGTTCACCGACCAGCAGACCCGGTACGTACTGTCCGACAGCGACGCGGTCGGCGTCGTCACCGCCGATCGTCGGACCGCGGATCGCGAAGGCGAACCGACGACCCACGCTTACGCCGATCTCCTCGACAGGGGGGCGTCGGAGTACGACGTGACGCCCCGGCGCTCCGAGGAACTGGCCGAATTGCTGTACACGAGCGGAACGACCGGCGCACCGAAGGGCGTCTATCACACCCACGGCAACCTCGACGCGAACGCCAACGGCTTCATCAACTACAACGAGTGGAGCCGTGAGGACGTGGCGTTGACGGTGTGTCCCTGTTTTCACGTGACCGGGCTCAACGTCACCACGACGCCGTTCATCGCCCTAGAGGCCGAAAATCACCTACTCGAAGCATGGGACATCGAGGCCGCGCTGGCCGCGATCGAGCGCTACGGCGTCACCTACACCTTTCTGATTCCGACGATGGTCGTCGAGCTCCTCGATTACGAGGGACTCGACGGGTACGACGTCTCTAGTCTACAGGCGCTCGGCGTCGGTGGTTCACCGATGCCGAAAGAGCGAATCGACGAAGTCGAACGAGCACTGGACTGTACGCTGCTCGAAGGGTACGGCATGACCGAGACGACGCCACTGTCGGCGTTCAACCATCCCGGATCGGCGGGGCGCAAGCCAGGCAGCGTCGGCCGGCCGGCAACCGAAGCGGTCGCCCTCCGTATCGAGGACCCACGAACCGGCGATGCGGTCGAACGTGGCGCACGCGGGGAGTTGCTCTGGCGCGGCGATACGGTCACTCCCCGGTACAACAAGCGTCAGGTCACCGAGAACAACTTCGTCGAACGCGACGGAGAGCGGTGGCTCGCATCCGGTGATATCGGGTGGATGGACGAGGACGGGTTCCTGTTCGTCGTCGACCGGATCGAGGACATGTTCACGACGGGATGTGGGGACGTTTCGCCGCGCGAGATCGAGGAAGTGATCTACGAGATCGACCCCGTCCAGAAGGTCGCGATCATCGATACGGTGGACGATGTCCGCGGGGCGTCGGTGACGACGGTCGTCAAGCGTCGCAGCGAGGGGTCGGTGTCGGCGGCCGAGATCAAGCGCGCCTGCGAGCGGGAACTGGAGAGCCACGAGGTTCCCGATCGGGTGGAGTTCGTCGACGAGTTTCCACTCACTGCGACCGGGAAGATCGATAGAGGGGATCTCCGGGACCGATTCGGGTAGCTCGCCTGGCGACGACCGGTTCACACGAAGGTCAGTACGTGTCCGTTCGGATCCCGAACCCGGATCCCCTCGTCGGTGGGCTCCACGGCTGAAACTCGATCCTCGACCCGTTCGAGTGTCGTCTCGGGGTCGTCGACGCCGAGTCCCAAGTCGACGTGGACGCCACCGCGCGCGTCGGCGATGCCCAACTGGGGTTCCCAGAGTTCGAGAGCGAACGGGCCGGCATCGAGTCGGACCCGCCGGCGCTCGCCCCCACGATCGACTGGCTCCATCCCGAGCGCGGTGTAGAACGCCTCGGCACGGTCGAGATCCGCGACTTCGAGAACGACTTCGAACACCCCGAGTACCCCTGTGCCCGCCGCCTCGGTCTCGCCGAGTTCGACGCAGTTCCCCTCGGTGTCATAGAAGTACAGCGAGCGCGCGCTCCCGAACGTGTGTTCGTCGAGATCGAACGTTTCGGCGAGTCGGTCGTACCACGCGTCGTACTCGGCGGCAGGGATCGAGAGCGCGTAGTGGGTGTGGAGGCCGCCGCGCGGTAGAGCCGCAGGCCGGCGGAGCACGAAGTCAGTGTCGCCGACGGCGAGCGCGATCTCGTCGTCGCGCTCCACGACAGTATCGAGATCGAGGTGATCACGATAGAACGCGCTCGCGCGATCGAGGTATTTGACTTCGAGCGCGAGCCACTCGATGGTCGTGATCATGCGGGGCGAACGGTCCGGGATGACATAAACGTCCCACCCACCGACGCTCTCATGCGCCACGGGTTCCAAGCGGGTCCATGTCGATGAAAGGCTCCGGCCGGGCGGAGTACGAAGAGATCGACCGCTTCGACGGCGGCGTCGGCTGGATCGCCTACCCCGACGAACGAATGCAGCGTGCGAGCCACGCGCTCGCGACCGACGATGGCGTCTGGCTCGTCGATCCGGTCGATGCGGCCGGTCTCGACGACCTCCTCGCGGAGTTCGGGACGGTTGCGGGCGTCGTGATCCTGCTCGATCGCCACAAACGCGACGCCGCGAAGCTCGCGCGACGCCACGACGTGTCGGTTCACGTCCCGTCGTGGATGACCGGGGTCGAATCGGATATCGATGCACCCGTCGAGCGGTTTTCGAGCCAGCTCGGCGACTCGGGCTATCGGCTCCGGAAAGTTTCGACGCCGCTGTGGCAGGAGGCGGCGCTGTATCACGCCGACGAGGGGACGCTCGTGGTTTCGGAAGCGCTCGGTACTGCGGAGTACGTCCGGACTGACACCGAGCGGCTCGGTGTCCACCCAGCGCTACGACTACTCCCGCCGCGGCGGTCGTTTCGGGGGTTCGCGCCCGATCGTGTTCTCGTCGGTCACGGCGCTGGGGTCCACGAGGACGCGAGCCGGGCGCTCTCGACGGCACTCGACGGTTCGCGGCGGCGTGCACCGTCGCTGTACGCCAAGACTGCGCGGCTGTTCCTCTCGGGGTAAGGTATCAAGATCATGTCGCACGCCGATCGACCCGACGACGTGGTGTACGCGACTCACGGGCTCGTCGAGGCACTGCTGAGCTTCGCGCGCGAGGCCGAGCCGGAATCGGTAACGATCGGGCTTGCGGTCACGCCAGCCGACGATCTCGAAGGCGAGGAGCGGTCCGCGACCGAACCGGAACTCCCGCCCGAGACGCCCGTGTTCACGCATTTCTACTTCCCGGAAGCGGGCGGGTCGGTATCAGCAGTGTTCGGGATGGATCTCGGCACGCCCGCGGGCCAAACCCAGGGGCGGTTCGTCTCGCATCCGCAGGGGAGCCTCGAACTCACCCGAACCGACGACCTCCACGGAGTGGTGTTCGTCGCGGTGCCGCCGTGGGAGGCCGACTCGCTCGCGGTGTTTTCGCGCGTCGGCACGCGAAAGCCGCTCGAACGCCTCGCCGGCGCGCCGCCCGCGGAGTTCCCCGAGTGACTACTGGAGGTAGCCGAGATCCTGGAGCTGTTTGGCGATCTCGTCGAACTGAGCTTCAGTAAGCTCGCCCTGTTTCTGGTGTTGGATCACGATGCTCCGAAGTAAGAATCGCACGAGGTCGCTGGTCGACTGGAAGCTCGTCCCCTCGATGGTCTCCTCGACCCGATCGGCGAGATCCTTCGGGATCGAGACGGTGGTGTAGTCGGTCACGGCGAGGAAAGGCGACCGCGGGGGATAGTCGTTGGGTTGGGACGCAGGACTTTCGTCGCTCGACCGGTATGGCCGGGTATGGCCGCACGACCGCCACAGGACGATGCCGAGGAGCCCGACACTCTCGCGTTCGGGATCGCCGCGCTCGACGACCGGCTCGATCGTGCCGATCTCGCCTTTCCCGCCGATGAGAGCGAGATCGTCCGAGCGCTCGACGATCCCGACGTGCCGTACGATCCATCCGGCCGCTCGATGGCGCTCTCCGCGGCGCTTGAGCAGGTCACTCAGGATCGCTTCGACTCCGAGGACGAACTACTCGACGCGCTCCATCCCGTCTTCGAGGAACGCCGTCAGTCCGGCCCCTCGGGACTCCTCGAACGGCTCCGATCGCTGTTTTAGTCGGTCGGCTGCTCACCGTCCGTTTCCGGCTCGACGGCCTCGCTCTCGCCACCGTCGTTTCGTGCTCGGCGTTTCCGGTGATGTTCGTCCCCCGATTCGCCACGTTCGGTGACTAGCGGACGGCCGGAACCCGACTCGGTGGTGGGACCGCTGTCGTTGTCGTCGTCATCGGCCTTCGACTGTGTGGGCGGTGCTGGCGACGGTGGACGGTCGGCACGACGGCGACCGACGAGCTCCTCGAACCGCCGAGTCTGCTCGCGGTTGATCGCGAGGATCATGTCCGAGAGCACACCGAACATCACCAGCTGGACGCCGACGATGATCGCGAAGGCCGACGCGACCGCGAGCACCTCGTGGGAGATCCCGAGCGTGACCCACTCGATGGCGACGTACGCGGCCACGACGGCTCCGACGAGCCCCGCGAGACCGCCCGCACTGCCGAAATAAAAGAGCGGGTTGTTGGTCTTCGCGAGCCGGTAGAGCGTCAAGAGGATCTTCCCGCCGTCGCGAACGGGTCTGAGGTTGGTTTCCGAGCCGTCGGGGCGCGCCCGGTACCGGATCGGGACCACCGTGGTCGCGATTCCACGCTTGACACACTCGACGGCGAGCTCGGTCTCGATACCGAACCCCTCCGAGGCGGGGTTACACCGCTCGAAGGAGGCGGTCGTGAACGCACGATAGCCGCTCAGGATGTCGCCGAGATCGCGGCCGTGGATGTACTGGAACGCACGGTTGATCAGCCGGTTGCCGACGCCGTTGAGCCGGGTCATCGCGCCGTCGGCCATGTCGGCGTACCGATCGCCGATGACGTGTTCGGCTTCCCCGCTCAGCAGGGGTTCGAGCAGCGCGTCGGCGTCTTCCGGCCGATAGGTGCCGTCGCCGTCGAGCAGAAGGACGTACGGTGCGTCCGCGCGGGCGACCCCTTCTCGGACCGCTTGGCCTTTGCCAGCGCCGCGGCCACGACCTGACTGAGTGAGGACGCGCGCGCCGTGCTCGCGAGCGATCTCCTGTGTTCCGTCGGTCGAGTGGCCGTCGACGACGAGCACGTTCGAGAAACCGCGATCACGGAACGCTGCGATGACGTCGCCGATGGTCGCGGCTTCCTCGTATGTCGGGAGCAACACACAGACCTCGCCGC
The genomic region above belongs to Halococcus salifodinae DSM 8989 and contains:
- the aglJ gene encoding S-layer glycoprotein N-glycosyltransferase AglJ codes for the protein MVDRGEVCVLLPTYEEAATIGDVIAAFRDRGFSNVLVVDGHSTDGTQEIAREHGARVLTQSGRGRGAGKGQAVREGVARADAPYVLLLDGDGTYRPEDADALLEPLLSGEAEHVIGDRYADMADGAMTRLNGVGNRLINRAFQYIHGRDLGDILSGYRAFTTASFERCNPASEGFGIETELAVECVKRGIATTVVPIRYRARPDGSETNLRPVRDGGKILLTLYRLAKTNNPLFYFGSAGGLAGLVGAVVAAYVAIEWVTLGISHEVLAVASAFAIIVGVQLVMFGVLSDMILAINREQTRRFEELVGRRRADRPPSPAPPTQSKADDDDNDSGPTTESGSGRPLVTERGESGDEHHRKRRARNDGGESEAVEPETDGEQPTD
- a CDS encoding ribbon-helix-helix domain-containing protein codes for the protein MTDYTTVSIPKDLADRVEETIEGTSFQSTSDLVRFLLRSIVIQHQKQGELTEAQFDEIAKQLQDLGYLQ
- a CDS encoding class I adenylate-forming enzyme family protein, whose protein sequence is MNFANYADAAARNAPEALAVGDRTRSLTFRELSERSDRVADALERRGVETDDRVAVDMPNGVAFVCAYLGAMKCGTVPVPVNTRFTDQQTRYVLSDSDAVGVVTADRRTADREGEPTTHAYADLLDRGASEYDVTPRRSEELAELLYTSGTTGAPKGVYHTHGNLDANANGFINYNEWSREDVALTVCPCFHVTGLNVTTTPFIALEAENHLLEAWDIEAALAAIERYGVTYTFLIPTMVVELLDYEGLDGYDVSSLQALGVGGSPMPKERIDEVERALDCTLLEGYGMTETTPLSAFNHPGSAGRKPGSVGRPATEAVALRIEDPRTGDAVERGARGELLWRGDTVTPRYNKRQVTENNFVERDGERWLASGDIGWMDEDGFLFVVDRIEDMFTTGCGDVSPREIEEVIYEIDPVQKVAIIDTVDDVRGASVTTVVKRRSEGSVSAAEIKRACERELESHEVPDRVEFVDEFPLTATGKIDRGDLRDRFG
- a CDS encoding IclR family transcriptional regulator, whose amino-acid sequence is MTSHPVAAVKLSHDVIELLVDRGRAGVTEVATALDVPKSTAHDHLRTLEQVGDVVNEGGTYRLSMQFLHVGEIARNHHDLFVQGREETLGLFETTDERHHVQLVTVEHGRCALLLASRWQRETLSQQATTYPRHAHLHTNAPGKAIFAHLDEEKVEHVLAEHGLPPRTPATITDETDLATELARIREDGYAVDDGELIAGMTGIAAPIVTDTEVHGSIAVYSTTDQFATDPRDSALVDTVRESADEIRANLIFAQK
- a CDS encoding DUF5789 family protein, with translation MAARPPQDDAEEPDTLAFGIAALDDRLDRADLAFPADESEIVRALDDPDVPYDPSGRSMALSAALEQVTQDRFDSEDELLDALHPVFEERRQSGPSGLLERLRSLF
- a CDS encoding VOC family protein, with product MITTIEWLALEVKYLDRASAFYRDHLDLDTVVERDDEIALAVGDTDFVLRRPAALPRGGLHTHYALSIPAAEYDAWYDRLAETFDLDEHTFGSARSLYFYDTEGNCVELGETEAAGTGVLGVFEVVLEVADLDRAEAFYTALGMEPVDRGGERRRVRLDAGPFALELWEPQLGIADARGGVHVDLGLGVDDPETTLERVEDRVSAVEPTDEGIRVRDPNGHVLTFV